In the Flavisolibacter tropicus genome, one interval contains:
- a CDS encoding SusE domain-containing protein, with protein sequence MKKIFKLFSFFTMAILLWSCEKDENRITFEGGTAPAATSTKTGTIPLTFATSGEEAFRLDWTNPNYKFTTGVSSQNVSYTIEMDTTGANFTNPKKKSIAISSSLSKTFTQAELNDYLLNTLEVKAGMSHQIEMRVIANLASGAGLLTSNILKFNMTPYAIPPKVAVPFTGHLYLIGSATPGGDATGWNNPVPVPTQEFKQVTPTLYELTIPLIGGKEYLMIPDNGSWSNKYAVGNKSLAGLADGGEFGYNLGDNFPAPAASGTYKITVNFQTGRFSVVKQ encoded by the coding sequence ATGAAAAAGATATTCAAACTATTCTCCTTCTTCACCATGGCGATTCTGTTATGGTCTTGTGAGAAAGATGAAAATAGAATCACTTTCGAAGGTGGGACAGCTCCAGCAGCTACTTCTACAAAAACAGGAACCATTCCATTAACGTTTGCCACCAGTGGTGAGGAAGCTTTCCGTTTAGACTGGACCAACCCAAACTACAAGTTCACTACAGGTGTTAGTTCTCAGAACGTTTCGTATACCATTGAGATGGATACCACAGGGGCTAATTTCACCAATCCCAAGAAGAAATCAATTGCTATCAGCAGCAGCTTAAGTAAAACGTTTACGCAAGCTGAATTGAATGATTACCTGTTGAACACCTTGGAAGTGAAAGCGGGAATGTCTCACCAAATAGAAATGCGCGTGATTGCCAATTTGGCTTCTGGTGCCGGACTATTGACTTCTAACATATTGAAGTTTAACATGACGCCATATGCCATCCCTCCTAAGGTTGCCGTTCCTTTTACAGGTCATTTATACCTGATTGGTAGTGCTACGCCAGGTGGTGATGCTACCGGTTGGAACAACCCGGTGCCTGTACCTACGCAAGAGTTTAAACAAGTTACTCCGACGCTATATGAGCTTACCATTCCATTGATTGGCGGTAAAGAATACTTGATGATCCCTGACAACGGAAGTTGGAGTAATAAATATGCAGTGGGCAATAAATCATTAGCGGGCTTAGCTGACGGTGGCGAGTTTGGCTATAACCTGGGTGATAACTTCCCTGCGCCTGCTGCCAGTGGTACGTATAAAATCACTGTGAATTTTCAAACAGGACGATTCTCCGTAGTAAAACAGTAA
- a CDS encoding RagB/SusD family nutrient uptake outer membrane protein, translated as MNINVFKAGCIATLCATVLSACTKNLDRLPTNDITSEVVYSTSAGYKQAFAKVYGAYALTGNQGPAGNGDVQGIDEGTSDFLRLHWWAQEISTDEAVVQAGWGDPGIHFFHNMTWSPNNEILTGLYYRSFYQITLANDFIRQAAEDKVASRGISGASADSIKTYKTEARFIRAFQYWVLMDLFGNPAFVTENDVLGASVPKQTTRAELFKYIETELKDIEGSLVAPRQNEYGRADKAAAWALLARMYLNAEVYTGSPRYNDAITYAKKVIDAGYTLVGDYRQLMLADNQLNKNEFILTINYDGQKTQSFGGTTFLTHAPMGGSIPTGSYGVNSGWAGVRTTKNLPGLFPDATGAADKRAQFYTNGQSLELSAEPAPKFEEGYAVLKYKNIKRDGTAGSSLAHSDIDFPLFRLAEMYLIYAEAVLRGGTGGDLGTALGYINQLRTRAYGNTSGNITAADLTTRFILDERARELYWECFRRTDLVRYNFFTTDAYLWPWKGGVSSGTGVASYRNVFPIPTADITANRNLKQNTGY; from the coding sequence ATGAATATAAATGTTTTCAAAGCGGGTTGTATTGCAACGCTATGTGCAACTGTACTTTCCGCATGTACAAAAAATTTGGATCGGCTTCCGACCAATGATATTACTTCAGAGGTAGTGTACAGCACTTCCGCTGGTTATAAGCAAGCTTTTGCCAAAGTATATGGGGCTTATGCTCTCACCGGAAACCAAGGTCCTGCGGGTAATGGTGATGTGCAAGGTATTGATGAAGGTACTTCCGATTTTTTACGCTTGCATTGGTGGGCGCAGGAGATTAGCACTGATGAAGCTGTAGTACAAGCTGGCTGGGGTGATCCGGGCATTCACTTCTTTCACAACATGACCTGGTCGCCCAACAACGAGATCCTGACCGGTCTTTACTACCGTTCTTTTTACCAAATCACGTTGGCGAACGATTTTATTCGCCAGGCAGCTGAGGATAAAGTAGCTTCTCGTGGTATCAGCGGTGCCAGTGCCGATAGCATTAAAACCTATAAAACGGAAGCACGCTTTATCAGGGCGTTTCAATATTGGGTGCTGATGGATCTGTTTGGCAACCCAGCCTTTGTAACAGAAAACGATGTCTTAGGTGCCAGCGTACCTAAGCAAACAACCCGCGCGGAACTGTTTAAGTACATTGAAACAGAGTTAAAGGACATTGAAGGCAGTCTTGTGGCACCACGCCAAAATGAATATGGCCGTGCTGATAAAGCAGCGGCGTGGGCTCTGTTAGCGAGAATGTATCTGAATGCCGAAGTGTATACAGGTTCACCACGCTATAACGATGCAATCACTTATGCAAAGAAAGTGATTGACGCAGGTTATACTTTAGTTGGCGACTACCGTCAATTGATGTTGGCCGATAACCAATTGAATAAAAATGAGTTCATCTTAACTATCAATTATGATGGACAAAAAACACAGAGCTTTGGTGGTACTACCTTCCTGACCCATGCGCCAATGGGTGGTTCAATTCCTACTGGCAGCTACGGTGTGAATAGCGGATGGGCTGGTGTTCGAACAACTAAAAATCTACCAGGTCTATTCCCTGATGCAACAGGTGCTGCGGATAAGCGTGCTCAATTCTATACCAATGGACAAAGCCTGGAATTAAGTGCTGAACCCGCTCCGAAATTTGAAGAAGGCTATGCTGTACTGAAGTATAAAAACATCAAACGTGATGGTACTGCAGGTTCTAGTCTGGCACATTCTGATATTGATTTTCCGCTGTTCCGTTTAGCTGAAATGTATCTGATCTATGCCGAGGCTGTTTTAAGAGGCGGTACTGGTGGTGATCTGGGTACAGCTTTAGGTTACATCAACCAATTACGTACGCGGGCTTATGGCAATACATCAGGTAATATTACTGCAGCGGATCTAACAACACGATTCATTCTGGATGAGCGTGCAAGAGAACTGTATTGGGAGTGTTTCAGAAGAACAGACCTTGTTCGTTACAACTTCTTTACCACCGATGCTTATTTGTGGCCTTGGAAAGGTGGTGTAAGCTCTGGAACAGGTGTAGCTTCTTACAGAAATGTATTCCCTATTCCAACAGCGGATATTACCGCCAACCGCAACCTAAAACAAAACACAGGCTATTAA